In Luteitalea sp. TBR-22, one genomic interval encodes:
- a CDS encoding amidohydrolase family protein: protein MRVVLAVVMVAVAAVAAVRGQGETFDLVIRGGRVVDGTGNPAFDADLGIRDGRIAALGRVAGVAGRVIDATGLVVSPGFIDVHNHSDTTLLDDPDAQSMVRQGVTSLILGEGGSAAPSARWPRFRDYFGELQRRGLSVNVGSYVGSGQVWTEVRGPRAGPPEARELETMRRLVGEAMADGALGLASSLSGPPGVWIDTDTLVALAEVAGQHGGIYSTHMRTEGKGVFASVEEAIEIGRRARLPVDIIHLKIAEHTMWGRMPELIALISGARVRGQLVEANVYPYRAGQNNLASIVPPWAHEGGTAALIARLKNPALRPRLEAEILGTAPTGDWYNHYTATGDWDGMLLVTLSNPRYQRFAGMRMNEVITALGKPPLDVLFELLVENDGSVPTVYFHHSEEDMRHALAQPFVSIGSDGSAVNTDGTVGPTHPHPRFYGTFPRVLGRYVREARVLTLEDAVRKMTSANAAKVRQFDRGLLRPGMRADVTIFDAARIVDRATYEQPRQYAEGIAYVVVNGTVVLDRGEHTHARPGTVLRSRAKAGSDQEPAR, encoded by the coding sequence GTGCGAGTCGTGCTGGCAGTGGTGATGGTCGCGGTGGCGGCCGTGGCCGCCGTGCGCGGGCAGGGCGAGACGTTCGACCTGGTCATCCGCGGCGGCCGGGTCGTCGACGGCACGGGCAATCCGGCCTTCGACGCCGACCTCGGCATCCGCGACGGCCGCATCGCGGCCCTCGGGCGGGTCGCCGGCGTGGCCGGCCGCGTGATCGACGCCACCGGGCTGGTCGTGTCGCCCGGCTTCATCGACGTCCACAACCACTCCGACACCACGCTGCTCGACGATCCCGACGCGCAGAGCATGGTGCGACAGGGCGTCACGTCGCTGATCCTGGGCGAGGGCGGATCGGCAGCGCCATCGGCGCGATGGCCGCGGTTCCGTGACTACTTCGGCGAGCTCCAGCGGCGAGGCCTGAGCGTCAACGTCGGCTCCTACGTCGGATCGGGCCAGGTGTGGACCGAGGTGCGCGGGCCCAGGGCCGGCCCGCCGGAGGCCAGGGAGCTCGAGACGATGCGGCGCCTGGTCGGCGAGGCGATGGCCGACGGCGCGCTCGGCCTGGCGAGCTCGCTCAGCGGGCCACCCGGCGTCTGGATTGACACCGACACGCTGGTCGCGCTCGCGGAGGTGGCCGGGCAACACGGCGGCATCTACTCGACGCACATGCGCACGGAAGGCAAGGGCGTGTTCGCGTCGGTGGAGGAGGCCATCGAGATCGGCCGGCGGGCGCGCCTGCCCGTCGACATCATCCACCTCAAGATCGCCGAGCACACGATGTGGGGACGGATGCCGGAGCTGATCGCCCTGATCTCGGGGGCGCGGGTCCGCGGACAGCTCGTCGAGGCCAACGTCTACCCCTACCGCGCCGGCCAGAACAACCTTGCCAGCATCGTCCCGCCCTGGGCGCACGAGGGCGGCACTGCCGCGCTGATTGCGCGCCTGAAGAACCCCGCGCTCCGGCCGAGGCTGGAGGCCGAGATCCTCGGCACGGCCCCGACCGGCGACTGGTACAACCACTACACGGCCACTGGCGACTGGGACGGCATGCTGCTGGTCACGCTCAGCAACCCGCGCTACCAGCGGTTCGCCGGCATGCGCATGAACGAGGTGATCACCGCGCTCGGCAAGCCGCCCCTCGACGTGCTGTTCGAGCTGCTCGTCGAGAACGACGGTTCGGTACCGACGGTCTACTTCCACCACAGCGAGGAGGACATGCGCCACGCGCTGGCGCAGCCCTTCGTGTCGATCGGGTCCGATGGCAGCGCCGTGAACACCGACGGGACGGTGGGCCCGACGCACCCGCATCCGCGGTTCTACGGCACCTTCCCACGCGTGCTCGGCCGCTATGTCCGTGAGGCCCGGGTGCTGACCCTCGAGGACGCCGTGCGCAAGATGACCTCGGCCAACGCCGCCAAGGTGCGCCAGTTCGATCGCGGGCTGCTGCGCCCCGGCATGCGGGCCGACGTGACGATCTTCGACGCGGCGCGCATCGTCGATCGCGCCACCTACGAGCAGCCGCGACAGTACGCCGAGGGCATCGCCTACGTGGTCGTCAACGGCACCGTGGTGCTCGACCGCGGCGAGCACACGCACGCGCGGCCCGGGACCGTGCTCAGGTCGCGCGCGAAGGCCGGCAGCGACCAGGAGCCCGCCAGATGA
- a CDS encoding ATP-binding protein: MTDQARLIFLCGKMAAGKSTLARELAAREGAVLLVQDEWLGHLFPGEIRSVADYLRCSARLRAALGPHVCDLLARGSTVVLDFPGNTVEQRAWFRELFERAGVAHELHLIVASDDLCKRQLRHRSRDLPPGTPWTTDEEFDAITAYFQPPSEDERFTVVRHERG; encoded by the coding sequence ATGACCGACCAGGCCCGACTGATCTTCCTGTGCGGCAAGATGGCCGCCGGCAAGTCGACCCTGGCGCGCGAGCTGGCGGCGCGCGAAGGCGCCGTGCTGCTCGTGCAGGACGAGTGGCTCGGGCACCTCTTTCCCGGCGAGATCCGCAGCGTTGCCGACTACCTGCGGTGCTCGGCGCGATTGCGTGCGGCGCTCGGGCCGCACGTGTGCGACCTCCTTGCCCGGGGCAGCACGGTGGTACTCGATTTCCCCGGCAACACCGTCGAGCAGCGTGCATGGTTCCGCGAGCTGTTCGAGCGCGCCGGCGTCGCCCACGAGTTGCACCTGATCGTCGCGTCGGACGACCTGTGCAAGCGGCAGTTGCGGCACCGCAGCCGCGACCTCCCGCCAGGCACGCCGTGGACGACCGACGAGGAGTTCGACGCGATCACCGCGTACTTCCAGCCGCCTTCCGAGGACGAACGGTTCACCGTCGTGCGACACGAACGCGGGTAG
- a CDS encoding SulP family inorganic anion transporter: protein MDVTTLVPSLAWLPRYRREWVRPDLMAGLTAAAVVVPKAMAYATIAQLPLQVGLYTAIVPMVVYALLGASRPLSVSTTTTIAILTAAELGRAAPGGDAAMIAAAATLSVLVGLLLGLAALLRLGFVANFISDPVLTGFKSGIGLVIVVDQLPKLLGVHFAKTGFFRDLVALAGQLPETSLPTLLLALGLLLVLVVLEHVAPRAPAALVAIGIAIAVSGLLGLEQMGVATVGAVSGGLPTLLPPQFALAWSMWPAAAGIALMSFTESIAAARAFGAPGEGRPEPNQELFALGVANVAGGLFGAMPSGGGTSQTAVNRLAGARTQVAGLVTAAAALATLLLLGPVIALMPQAALAAVVVFYSLELIKPAEFAAIGRVRRTEFYWAAIACAGVMLLGTLRGILVAVVVSLVSLAQQAYNPPVHVLGRKRGTSAFRTLSPEHPDDETWPGLLILRPEGRLFFANAERVADRIRPMLDRQRPRVLLLDCRAIIDIEYTALRMLIDAEERLRSEGTSLWLAGLNPEVLEVVRRSALGERLGRERMFFNLDAAIHAFEARHVA from the coding sequence ATGGACGTGACCACCCTCGTCCCGAGCCTCGCGTGGCTGCCCCGGTACCGCCGAGAGTGGGTCCGTCCGGACCTCATGGCCGGCCTCACCGCGGCCGCCGTGGTCGTGCCCAAGGCGATGGCCTACGCGACGATCGCGCAGCTGCCGCTGCAGGTCGGCCTCTACACCGCCATCGTGCCGATGGTCGTGTACGCCCTGCTCGGGGCGTCCCGCCCGCTCAGCGTCAGTACCACCACGACGATCGCGATCCTGACGGCGGCCGAACTCGGGCGCGCCGCGCCCGGCGGCGATGCGGCGATGATCGCCGCGGCGGCCACGCTCTCGGTGCTGGTGGGCCTGCTGCTCGGCCTGGCCGCCCTGCTCCGCCTCGGGTTCGTCGCCAACTTCATCTCCGACCCGGTCCTCACGGGCTTCAAGTCGGGGATCGGCCTGGTGATCGTCGTCGACCAGCTGCCGAAGCTGCTCGGGGTCCACTTCGCGAAGACCGGGTTCTTCCGCGACCTCGTCGCGCTCGCCGGGCAACTGCCCGAGACGTCGCTGCCCACGCTGCTCCTGGCGCTGGGGCTGTTGCTCGTGCTCGTCGTGCTCGAGCACGTCGCGCCGCGTGCTCCCGCCGCGCTGGTGGCCATAGGCATCGCGATTGCCGTGTCGGGCCTGCTCGGCCTCGAGCAGATGGGGGTGGCCACGGTCGGCGCGGTCTCCGGCGGGCTGCCGACGCTGCTCCCGCCGCAGTTCGCCCTGGCCTGGTCGATGTGGCCGGCAGCGGCCGGCATTGCGCTCATGAGCTTCACCGAGAGCATTGCCGCGGCACGCGCATTCGGGGCGCCGGGGGAGGGGCGGCCCGAGCCGAACCAGGAACTGTTCGCGCTCGGCGTGGCCAACGTCGCTGGCGGGCTGTTCGGTGCGATGCCCTCGGGCGGGGGCACCTCGCAGACGGCCGTCAACCGGTTGGCCGGCGCGCGCACGCAGGTCGCCGGACTGGTCACCGCCGCAGCGGCGTTGGCGACACTCCTGCTGCTCGGGCCGGTGATCGCGCTCATGCCGCAGGCGGCGCTCGCCGCCGTGGTCGTGTTCTATTCGCTGGAGCTGATCAAGCCCGCGGAGTTCGCCGCGATAGGGCGGGTGCGCCGCACCGAGTTCTACTGGGCGGCCATCGCGTGCGCCGGTGTCATGCTGCTCGGCACGCTCAGGGGCATCCTGGTGGCGGTGGTGGTGTCGCTGGTGTCGCTGGCCCAGCAGGCCTACAACCCACCGGTCCACGTCCTGGGCCGCAAGCGCGGGACGAGCGCCTTCCGCACGTTGAGCCCGGAGCATCCCGACGACGAGACGTGGCCGGGCCTGCTGATCCTCCGGCCGGAAGGCCGGCTCTTCTTCGCCAACGCCGAACGCGTCGCCGACCGGATTCGGCCGATGCTCGATCGGCAGCGGCCTCGCGTGCTGTTGCTCGATTGCCGCGCGATCATCGACATCGAGTACACCGCGCTCCGCATGTTGATCGACGCCGAGGAGCGGCTGCGGAGCGAAGGCACGAGCCTCTGGCTGGCCGGCCTCAACCCGGAGGTGCTCGAGGTGGTCCGGCGCAGCGCGCTCGGCGAGCGGCTCGGGCGGGAGCGCATGTTCTTCAACCTCGATGCCGCGATTCACGCGTTCGAGGCGCGGCACGTCGCCTGA
- a CDS encoding response regulator transcription factor, which produces MRVLVVEDDRSIAEFLVAGLRQEGYVVDHAANGVDGLELATAQSYDAAIVDVMLPRLDGLSLVGALRRAGVGTPVLFLSARHSVDDRVKGLQGGGDDYLTKPFAFAELLARLQVITRRGQAPAEASELRLGDLRVDRLTRRVERAGVPIDLRPREYALLECLMRHPGKVVSKAMIVSHVWDYSFDTGTNAVDVLVYRLRDKIDKPFPTRLLHNVRGIGYVLKVE; this is translated from the coding sequence GTGCGCGTGCTCGTGGTGGAGGACGATCGGAGCATTGCCGAGTTCCTCGTCGCCGGACTCCGGCAGGAAGGCTACGTGGTGGATCACGCCGCCAATGGCGTGGATGGTCTGGAGTTGGCCACTGCCCAGTCCTACGACGCGGCCATCGTCGACGTCATGCTGCCGCGGCTCGACGGACTCAGCCTCGTCGGCGCGCTGCGTCGTGCCGGCGTCGGCACGCCGGTCCTCTTCCTGAGCGCCCGCCATAGCGTCGACGATCGCGTCAAGGGCCTGCAGGGCGGTGGCGACGACTACCTCACCAAGCCCTTCGCCTTCGCGGAGCTGCTGGCGCGACTGCAGGTGATCACGCGGCGCGGGCAGGCACCGGCCGAGGCGTCGGAGTTGCGCCTCGGCGATCTGCGGGTCGACCGACTCACACGGCGCGTCGAACGCGCCGGCGTGCCCATCGACCTGAGGCCGCGCGAGTACGCGCTCCTCGAGTGCCTGATGCGACACCCGGGCAAGGTCGTGTCCAAGGCGATGATCGTCTCGCACGTCTGGGACTACAGCTTCGACACGGGCACCAACGCCGTCGACGTGCTCGTCTATCGCCTGCGCGACAAGATCGACAAGCCGTTTCCCACTCGCCTGCTCCACAACGTGCGCGGCATCGGCTATGTCCTCAAGGTGGAGTGA
- a CDS encoding cell wall metabolism sensor histidine kinase WalK, which translates to MSSRWSDRLRHALALRLGLWYFGLFLVSAAALLGLSYVLVARTLADEDHGVLEDLLSRYAAEYRRAGPEGLQVLMEADTADGRHERLLVRAMTPGGDLLYLARSPDLATLPLDGFDDALARRRPWSVVAGAPGPSVLEVGTLLLPDGVAVQIGRSSAGRDALLARFRSRLLELALGVVLIALAGGVLITATGLAPLRALEATVREILETGRLDARVTTTGSRDALDRVGVLINQMLARMDALVGGMRGTLDNVAHDLRTPLTRFRTIAERALVKGDDGAALDALATAVEEADRLSATLTALMDISEAETGSMRLAHAPVPVRRLIDDAVALFSDEAEDKGLRLSAEADEALVVMGDMTRLRQALVNLIENAVKYTPPGGQVEVQAQGAGDHVVVSVRDTGDGIPPEDLPHVFDRLYRGERSRSTRGLGLGLSLVKAIVEAHGGQVSLRSAVGEGTRAEVVLPLESRA; encoded by the coding sequence ATGTCCTCAAGGTGGAGTGATCGCCTCCGGCACGCACTCGCGCTCAGGCTCGGCCTCTGGTACTTCGGCCTCTTCCTGGTGAGCGCGGCGGCGCTCCTCGGACTGTCGTACGTGCTGGTCGCGCGCACGCTCGCCGACGAGGACCACGGCGTGCTCGAGGATCTGCTGTCGCGCTACGCTGCCGAGTACCGGCGCGCCGGCCCCGAGGGCCTGCAGGTACTGATGGAAGCCGACACCGCCGACGGCCGGCACGAACGCCTCCTGGTGCGGGCCATGACCCCCGGTGGCGACCTGCTGTACCTGGCCCGCTCCCCCGATCTCGCGACCCTGCCCCTTGACGGCTTCGACGACGCGTTGGCCCGGCGACGGCCGTGGAGCGTCGTGGCTGGCGCCCCCGGTCCCAGCGTGCTCGAGGTCGGTACGCTGCTGCTCCCCGATGGCGTGGCCGTGCAGATCGGCCGCAGCTCCGCCGGCCGCGACGCGCTGCTGGCGCGCTTCCGTTCGCGCCTGCTCGAACTGGCACTCGGCGTCGTGCTCATCGCCCTGGCGGGCGGCGTGCTCATCACCGCGACGGGTCTGGCGCCGCTCCGCGCGCTCGAGGCGACGGTCCGCGAAATCCTCGAGACGGGACGCCTCGATGCACGCGTCACCACGACCGGCAGCCGCGATGCCCTCGACCGCGTCGGCGTGCTCATCAACCAGATGCTGGCGCGCATGGACGCTTTGGTCGGCGGCATGCGCGGCACGCTCGACAACGTCGCGCACGACCTCCGCACGCCGCTCACGCGCTTCCGGACGATCGCCGAGCGGGCCCTCGTCAAGGGCGACGACGGGGCGGCCCTCGACGCGCTGGCGACGGCCGTGGAGGAAGCCGACCGCCTGTCGGCCACCCTCACCGCGCTGATGGACATCAGCGAGGCCGAGACCGGCAGCATGCGGCTCGCGCATGCGCCGGTGCCGGTGCGTCGGTTGATCGACGACGCCGTCGCGCTGTTCAGCGACGAGGCGGAGGACAAGGGGCTCCGGCTGTCGGCCGAGGCCGACGAAGCGCTGGTGGTGATGGGCGACATGACACGCCTGCGGCAGGCGTTGGTCAACCTGATCGAGAACGCCGTCAAGTACACGCCGCCTGGGGGGCAGGTGGAGGTGCAGGCACAGGGCGCGGGCGACCACGTCGTGGTGTCGGTGCGCGACACCGGCGACGGCATCCCGCCCGAGGACCTGCCACACGTCTTCGATCGGCTCTATCGCGGCGAGCGCAGCCGCTCGACGCGCGGGCTCGGACTCGGCCTCTCCCTCGTCAAGGCCATCGTCGAGGCCCACGGCGGGCAGGTGTCGCTCCGGTCGGCCGTGGGGGAGGGCACGCGCGCCGAAGTCGTCCTGCCGCTCGAGTCACGCGCGTAA
- a CDS encoding ATP-binding protein has protein sequence MSLRTRLGVWAGLITFVALVAAGGAVLWLQGRLGLGRVDAELTAAAGTVAGVLQSELAEGLPAPLAVREMMRELDLAREGFAIIAADDTVLGAKPAASPRLSDQVLRARRASPATMDAGPGLGSVRLLTVPPRLVGVPVRIVVWTSLAALDAERRRLELAMLLGIPLAVVFSVIGGVAIAGRTLGPLSDLAMQAGRIDGTNLSARLRLHDREDELSAVAASFNGVLDRLASAVQQQRTFMAEASHQLRTPVSVIRTTAQVTLDQPTRAEAEYREGLDVIARQADRLTRMVDDMFVLALADAAARPLQVTHLYLDELVGEVVDDCAVLARSRGVSLVSESDGEAPCSGDEHLLRQMLTNLVENALRHTPAGGHVTVALHRDGRLYHVRVTDTGQGVPDADAHRIFDRFVRLAPAGSEGGGGLGLPIARWIADAHGGSLALVGTGPHGTQFVATLPCTPPLPPAD, from the coding sequence ATGAGCCTGCGCACGCGCCTGGGCGTCTGGGCGGGCCTGATCACCTTCGTGGCACTGGTCGCGGCCGGTGGTGCCGTGCTGTGGCTCCAGGGGCGACTCGGCCTGGGGCGCGTCGATGCCGAACTCACGGCCGCAGCGGGCACCGTCGCCGGCGTGCTGCAGAGCGAGTTGGCCGAGGGCCTGCCCGCCCCGCTGGCCGTCCGCGAGATGATGCGCGAGCTCGACCTGGCTCGGGAGGGCTTCGCGATCATCGCTGCCGATGACACGGTGCTCGGTGCCAAGCCTGCCGCGTCGCCACGGCTCTCCGACCAGGTCCTCCGCGCGCGGCGGGCCTCGCCGGCCACGATGGACGCGGGCCCGGGCCTGGGCAGTGTCCGTCTCCTGACGGTGCCGCCGCGGCTCGTCGGCGTCCCCGTGCGCATCGTCGTGTGGACGTCGCTGGCCGCCCTCGACGCCGAGCGGCGCCGGCTCGAACTGGCGATGCTGCTCGGCATTCCGCTGGCGGTGGTGTTCTCGGTGATCGGCGGCGTCGCGATCGCGGGCCGCACGCTGGGACCGCTCTCCGATCTCGCCATGCAGGCCGGCCGCATCGACGGCACCAATCTCTCGGCCCGCCTGCGCCTGCACGATCGCGAGGACGAACTGTCGGCCGTGGCCGCCTCCTTCAACGGCGTCCTCGACCGCCTGGCCAGCGCCGTGCAGCAGCAGCGCACGTTCATGGCCGAGGCGTCACACCAGTTGAGGACGCCGGTCTCGGTCATTCGAACGACGGCCCAGGTCACCCTGGACCAGCCGACACGGGCGGAGGCGGAGTATCGGGAGGGACTCGACGTGATCGCGCGCCAGGCCGATCGCCTGACACGCATGGTCGACGACATGTTCGTGCTCGCCCTCGCCGATGCCGCGGCACGGCCGCTCCAGGTGACCCACTTGTACCTCGACGAACTCGTGGGCGAGGTGGTGGACGACTGTGCCGTGCTGGCACGATCGCGCGGCGTGTCGCTCGTCTCGGAGTCCGACGGGGAGGCGCCGTGCAGCGGCGACGAGCACCTGCTCCGCCAGATGCTCACCAACCTCGTCGAGAACGCCCTGCGGCACACGCCGGCCGGCGGGCACGTCACCGTCGCCCTGCATCGTGACGGTCGGCTGTATCACGTGCGCGTGACCGACACCGGCCAAGGCGTTCCCGACGCCGACGCGCACCGGATCTTCGACCGGTTCGTCAGGCTAGCCCCGGCAGGCTCCGAGGGCGGTGGTGGTCTGGGCCTGCCGATTGCGCGCTGGATCGCCGACGCGCATGGCGGCTCGCTGGCCCTGGTCGGCACGGGCCCGCACGGCACGCAGTTCGTCGCGACGCTGCCGTGCACGCCGCCACTCCCTCCGGCCGACTGA
- a CDS encoding response regulator transcription factor, which produces MRVLLVEDEPAAAQMLAKGLREHAYAVDVSADGDDAAFRLATTDYDAVILDVMLPHRSGLTVAREARSAGLAVPILMLTARDAIESRIAGLDSGADDYLTKPFDFGELLARLRALIRRGVRAPLPELLRVGPLELNTRARQVTREGQLLPLTTREYALLEFLARRVGQVVGRAEIAEHVWDEGYDPMSNVIDVYIQRLRRKIDAPAHESLIRTRRGEGYALSADRS; this is translated from the coding sequence ATGCGAGTGTTGCTGGTCGAGGACGAGCCGGCCGCGGCGCAGATGCTGGCCAAGGGACTCCGCGAGCATGCCTACGCCGTGGACGTGTCGGCCGATGGCGACGACGCCGCGTTCCGCCTCGCGACCACCGACTACGACGCCGTGATCCTCGACGTGATGCTGCCGCACCGATCGGGCCTGACGGTGGCCCGGGAGGCGCGCAGCGCCGGCCTCGCCGTGCCCATCCTGATGCTGACGGCGCGCGACGCCATCGAGTCGCGCATCGCCGGCCTCGACAGCGGGGCCGACGACTACCTCACCAAGCCGTTCGACTTCGGCGAGTTGCTGGCACGACTGCGCGCCCTGATCCGGCGAGGCGTGCGCGCGCCCCTTCCTGAGCTCCTGCGCGTGGGGCCGCTCGAGCTGAACACGCGCGCACGGCAGGTGACCCGCGAGGGGCAACTCCTCCCCCTCACCACCCGTGAATATGCGCTGCTCGAGTTCCTGGCCAGGCGGGTCGGGCAGGTGGTGGGTCGCGCCGAGATCGCCGAGCACGTCTGGGACGAGGGCTACGACCCGATGTCCAACGTCATCGACGTGTACATCCAGCGACTGCGCCGGAAGATCGACGCGCCGGCGCACGAGTCGCTGATCCGTACGCGGCGGGGCGAGGGCTACGCCCTGTCGGCCGATCGGTCATGA
- a CDS encoding phosphatase PAP2 family protein has translation MTRLVVGLLASLLLGSPAMAQAPQTALTPGAFQPAVASADAAHASAAPMPSFASLFRDLRQDVKHLPSVETAIILGVGGAASLAAHPEDTDLTRRASSVPAVDTAFDGGAALGSGMVQGGAALATYMIGRAAHDQRLAMVGADLVRAQLLTAAMTQGLKLAVGRTRPDGSSYSFPSGHSSATFATATVLQRHYGWKAGVPSYGLAAYVAASRLSENRHYLSDVLFGAALGVVSGRAVTVGHGASTFALTPIAVPKGAGLGLTLVGAQ, from the coding sequence ATGACCAGACTCGTCGTCGGACTCCTCGCGTCCCTACTGCTCGGCTCGCCAGCCATGGCGCAGGCGCCGCAAACGGCCCTCACGCCCGGTGCCTTCCAGCCGGCCGTCGCCAGCGCCGACGCGGCCCATGCCTCAGCCGCGCCGATGCCCTCGTTCGCGTCACTGTTCCGCGACCTACGCCAGGACGTGAAGCACCTGCCATCGGTCGAGACGGCGATCATCCTCGGCGTCGGTGGTGCGGCCAGCCTCGCGGCCCACCCCGAAGACACCGACCTGACGCGGCGGGCCTCCAGTGTCCCCGCCGTCGATACGGCCTTCGACGGCGGCGCGGCGCTGGGCAGCGGAATGGTGCAGGGAGGCGCGGCCCTGGCCACCTACATGATCGGCAGGGCGGCGCACGATCAGCGCCTGGCCATGGTCGGCGCCGACCTGGTCCGGGCACAACTCCTGACGGCCGCGATGACGCAGGGACTCAAGCTCGCGGTCGGCCGGACGCGCCCCGATGGCAGCAGTTACTCGTTTCCCTCGGGCCACTCGTCGGCGACCTTCGCCACGGCCACGGTCCTGCAACGCCATTACGGATGGAAGGCCGGTGTGCCGTCCTACGGGTTGGCGGCCTATGTCGCGGCGTCACGCCTGTCCGAGAACCGGCATTACCTCAGTGACGTGCTGTTCGGGGCGGCGCTCGGCGTCGTGTCGGGTCGTGCCGTCACGGTCGGGCACGGCGCGTCAACGTTCGCGCTGACGCCCATCGCCGTCCCGAAAGGCGCCGGTCTCGGGCTGACGCTGGTAGGCGCACAATAA
- a CDS encoding LTA synthase family protein, producing MSLTAVTSPPRQAFLTRYRQRARLVGRVLAIQLALSCALRLALVTTFGDTSVAGLRLIGILAAGTAGDLLVAITAALPWLLVLSLFRLRWLGSGRVQHLLVAGVGAVLAFESCVQYFFFEEYSARYNHLALDYLMYPDEVFGNIFASYDVPSFAGLALVVGAALAVATAAWPRAVLDDWRWRDRLAGGVLTAGLAAMIAGAWTIVPDAFASGRLANELALNGWAQLVRAAITSHLDYEAYYALLPAGDASARVRRLVAQSDPSRGLVRHFEPRRHRASGPLDVVVILEESLGSSFSARFGQDNDESVTPELDRWSREGIALTGVIANGNRTVRGLEGVLCSFLPLPGDAIVKRDRSENVASMARILAARGYDTTFFYGGYGLFDNVKSFMTGNGYREFVEQPDYPADAFRTVWGVADEVVFDALIARHKAARAAGRRWFGTALTVSNHKPFDVPAGRVSWPATGASKRRGAVLYADWALGRYLSQARAAGLLDGTVVLIVGDHGARVYGAEEIPVTSYRIPAVFLTPDAGDRGVVIDRLASQVDLAPTLLSLAGIAYDAPFFGLDVLGLPDDGGRAFVNHNRSIGLLTDTNLAVLGLHRSLALYTRPDRHSDGFVRVTKPTPELAGIADDAKAAFQTAYVQYQARAYRLPSSSAPAPAPGPPPTNVARTSGRSRAAGTG from the coding sequence GTGTCGCTGACGGCCGTCACGTCCCCTCCCCGCCAGGCATTCCTCACGCGGTACCGGCAGCGCGCACGCCTCGTCGGGCGTGTGCTGGCCATCCAGCTGGCGTTGTCCTGTGCCCTGCGCCTGGCGCTCGTGACGACCTTCGGCGACACCTCCGTGGCAGGCCTCCGGCTGATCGGGATCCTTGCCGCGGGCACGGCCGGAGACCTGCTCGTGGCGATCACCGCGGCCCTGCCGTGGCTGCTGGTGCTCTCGCTGTTCCGCCTGCGGTGGCTCGGTTCGGGGCGCGTGCAGCACCTGCTGGTGGCCGGTGTCGGCGCCGTGCTCGCCTTCGAATCCTGCGTGCAGTACTTCTTCTTCGAGGAGTACAGCGCGCGCTACAACCACCTGGCGCTCGACTACCTGATGTACCCCGACGAGGTGTTCGGGAACATCTTCGCGAGCTACGACGTGCCCTCGTTCGCGGGACTCGCGCTGGTGGTCGGCGCGGCGCTGGCCGTTGCGACCGCCGCCTGGCCGCGTGCGGTCCTCGACGACTGGCGGTGGCGCGATCGCCTCGCGGGGGGCGTCCTCACCGCCGGGCTCGCCGCGATGATCGCCGGCGCCTGGACGATCGTGCCGGACGCGTTCGCGTCGGGGCGCCTGGCCAACGAACTGGCGCTGAACGGCTGGGCGCAACTGGTGCGCGCCGCCATCACCTCCCACCTCGACTACGAGGCCTACTACGCCCTGTTGCCGGCCGGCGACGCGTCTGCGAGGGTGAGGCGCCTGGTGGCGCAATCGGACCCGTCGCGCGGACTCGTGCGCCACTTCGAGCCGCGGCGTCATCGAGCCTCGGGTCCGCTCGACGTCGTCGTGATCCTCGAGGAGAGCCTGGGGTCGTCGTTCTCGGCGCGCTTCGGGCAGGACAATGACGAGTCCGTCACCCCAGAACTCGATCGCTGGAGCCGTGAGGGGATCGCGCTGACAGGCGTGATCGCCAACGGCAACCGCACCGTGCGCGGACTCGAGGGCGTGCTCTGCTCGTTCCTGCCGCTGCCGGGCGACGCGATCGTCAAGCGCGACCGGTCGGAGAACGTCGCGTCGATGGCCCGCATCCTGGCGGCGCGCGGCTATGACACGACGTTCTTCTATGGAGGCTACGGGCTTTTCGACAACGTGAAGTCGTTCATGACCGGGAATGGCTATCGGGAGTTCGTCGAGCAACCCGACTACCCTGCCGATGCCTTCCGCACGGTCTGGGGCGTCGCCGACGAGGTCGTGTTCGACGCCCTGATCGCGCGCCACAAGGCGGCACGCGCCGCTGGCCGGCGCTGGTTCGGCACCGCGCTCACCGTCTCGAACCACAAGCCGTTCGACGTCCCGGCGGGCCGCGTCTCCTGGCCGGCGACCGGCGCATCGAAGCGGCGTGGCGCCGTGCTCTACGCGGACTGGGCGCTCGGTCGCTACCTGTCACAGGCCAGGGCCGCCGGCCTGCTCGACGGCACGGTCGTGCTGATCGTCGGCGACCATGGGGCGCGTGTCTACGGCGCCGAGGAGATCCCGGTGACCAGTTACCGCATTCCTGCCGTGTTCCTGACGCCCGACGCTGGCGACCGCGGCGTCGTGATCGATCGGCTCGCCTCGCAGGTGGACCTCGCGCCCACGCTCCTGTCGCTGGCAGGCATCGCCTACGATGCGCCGTTCTTCGGGCTCGATGTCCTCGGCCTGCCCGACGACGGCGGTCGCGCGTTCGTGAACCACAACCGCAGCATCGGCCTGCTCACCGACACGAACCTGGCAGTGCTCGGCCTGCATCGGAGCCTGGCGCTCTACACGCGCCCTGACCGCCACAGCGACGGCTTCGTCCGCGTGACGAAGCCGACCCCCGAGCTCGCCGGTATCGCCGACGACGCGAAGGCGGCGTTCCAGACGGCCTACGTGCAGTATCAGGCGCGCGCGTACCGGTTGCCATCGTCATCCGCACCGGCCCCGGCGCCTGGACCGCCGCCTACGAACGTCGCGCGTACTTCAGGTAGATCGCGGGCAGCAGGAACAGGTTGA